The sequence below is a genomic window from Longimicrobium sp..
GCGGCTGCGCCTCCGGGCGCGGGCGCTGGGGGTGAGCGCGGCGAGCCTGTGCCACCTGGCGTGGGCGCAGGTGCTGGCGCGGCTGAGCGGCCGGGAGGACGTGGTCTTCGGGACGCTGCTCTTCGGCCGGATGCAGGGCGGGGAAGGTACGGACCGCGTGATGGGCCCGTTCATCAACACGCTGCCGGTGCGGATCGGGGTGGGCGAGGAGGGGGTCGAGGCGGCGGTGCGTCGCACGCACGCGCTGCTGGCGGACCTGCTGCGGCACGAGCACGCCTCCCTGGCGCTGGCGCAGCGCAGCAGCGGCGTGGCGGCACCCGCGCCGCTGTTCACCTCGCTGCTGAACTATCGCTACGGCGTGACGAAGCGTTCGCGGCAGGCGGGGCAGCCGCGGAAGGGCGTGCGGGGCGTTCACGCACAGGAGCGGACGAGCTACCCGGTGGCGGCCTCGGTGAACGACCTGGGGGAAGCGTTCGTGCTGACGGCGCAGGTGGCGGCCCCGGCGGAGGCGGAGCGGGTGTGCCGGATGATGCACACGGCGCTGGAGCGGCTGGTCGAGGCGCTGGAGGCCGCTCCCGGGCGGGCGATCGGGAGCATCGACGTGCTCCCGGAGGCGGAGCGGCGCATGGTGGTGGAGGAGTGGAACCGCACGGAGGCGGAGTATCGGCGGGATGTCTGCGTGCACGAGCTCTTCGAGGCGCAGGTGGAGCGCACTCCCCACGCGGTGGCGCTGGTCCATGAGAACGAGGAGGTGACGTACGCGGCGCTGAACGCCCGGGCGAACCGGCTGGCACACCACCTCGGAAAGCTGGGCGTGGGTCCGGAGGCGCGGGTGGGGCTGTGCGTGGAGCGCGGCATCGAGATGGTCGTCGCCATCCTGGCCGTGCTCAAGGCCGGCGGGGCGTACGTGCCGCTGGATCCGGAGTATCCCGAGGAGCGGCTGGGCTACATGCTCCAGGACAGCGCGCCCGTGGTGCTGCTGACGCAGCGCTCGCTCTCGGAACGGTTCGGCGGATCGGGCATCTCCATCGAGGTGCTCGATGGAGATGCTTCCGCCTGGACCGGCCAGCCGGATTCCAATCCCGGGCGCGGGGCGCTGACTCCGGAGAACCTGGCGTACGTCATCTATACCTCTGGCTCCACGGGGCAGCCGAAGGGGGTGATGAACCGGCACCGTGGCGTCATCAACCTGCTGGCCTGGGGAGAACGGCACTGGGAATTCGGAGCCGGCGACGCGCTGCTGCAGCTGACGTCGTTCAGCTTCGACGTCTCGGTACGCGACCTGTTCACGCCGCTGCTGGTGGGCGCCCGCCTGGTCCTCCTGCGGCCCGGTGGACAGCGGGAGGTAGACTACGTGGTGGACGTCGTCCGCCGCCGGGAGGTCAGCACCATGGCCCTCACTCCCTCGCAGCTGCAGGCATTCCTGGAGCACCCGGGGCTGGAGGGCTGCTCCAGCCTGCGGCGGATCGTACTGGGGGGGGAGTCCCTCCCCGTGGGGATGGTGGCGGAGCTCCGGGCCCGGCTGCCGGGAGCGCGGCTGTACCACGAGTACGGCCCCACGGAGGCGACCGTGACCTCGACGGCGCGGACCTGCGCTACGGAGGGCGAGGCGCCGGGCGCTTCG
It includes:
- a CDS encoding amino acid adenylation domain-containing protein, whose product is RLRLRARALGVSAASLCHLAWAQVLARLSGREDVVFGTLLFGRMQGGEGTDRVMGPFINTLPVRIGVGEEGVEAAVRRTHALLADLLRHEHASLALAQRSSGVAAPAPLFTSLLNYRYGVTKRSRQAGQPRKGVRGVHAQERTSYPVAASVNDLGEAFVLTAQVAAPAEAERVCRMMHTALERLVEALEAAPGRAIGSIDVLPEAERRMVVEEWNRTEAEYRRDVCVHELFEAQVERTPHAVALVHENEEVTYAALNARANRLAHHLGKLGVGPEARVGLCVERGIEMVVAILAVLKAGGAYVPLDPEYPEERLGYMLQDSAPVVLLTQRSLSERFGGSGISIEVLDGDASAWTGQPDSNPGRGALTPENLAYVIYTSGSTGQPKGVMNRHRGVINLLAWGERHWEFGAGDALLQLTSFSFDVSVRDLFTPLLVGARLVLLRPGGQREVDYVVDVVRRREVSTMALTPSQLQAFLEHPGLEGCSSLRRIVLGGESLPVGMVAELRARLPGARLYHEYGPTEATVTSTARTCATEGEAPGASIGGPISNTRVYLLDARGEPVPVRVSGELYVGGAGVARGYLGRPALTAQKFVPDPFGAEPGARLYRTGDLGRWLADGTIEFLGRVDTQVKVRGYRIEPGEIEARLLAREGVSEAVVVAHEDQAGNRRLVAYVVGDVEAGVLRDHLRRELPEYMVPAAFVALERLPLTPSGKLDRRALPAPEHAAAADRYVAPRTPTEELLAGIWADVLRLERVGVEESFFELGGHSLLATRVVSQVRAVFDIELPLRALFEGPTVAELARVVAERGEVALAGPVAEPAPGPEASAHHLLDTIDELSEEELDRLLGAQS